One genomic segment of Novisyntrophococcus fermenticellae includes these proteins:
- a CDS encoding SpoIIE family protein phosphatase, which yields MPGWILAMLSFGGLLIVRDMAITVFRTRKNKVEAEIYEKHPQKEQMERYANSFQRLANSFYSMPYRKEHLSNGEMEEILNRVQEEMCTGCSKFDSCWRLCYHLNYQQACDLIGILEEGDADQINRAQGDWMVHCINGARYLDRLKQLFFQSRQALVWNNKLIENRLAVAEQLGEVAHIMQKTAESIYSISTVPENLEEQVKKALRKQHVIVKKMWMLEKPAEKIQIYITMRARAGQCITLHEISRVLSKICGTSMAAVKEGHTILNGEYNTVLFMEDVNYRVLYGVAKVTKENENISGDSYACTDGEGKFVMCLSDGMGSGLDANKESEAVVDLLEQFITSGFSKETAAKMINSALVLQRNDGMFSTVDLCSLDLYSGVCDFLKAGAATSFIKRDQWVETITSTSIAAGLVQQLDFDTTTKKLYNGDYLIMVTDGVLDALPLSREEETMKEIIMQIHSTTPKEFGRSILERVMAYCGYEAKDDMTVLVAGVWEK from the coding sequence ATGCCGGGATGGATACTTGCCATGCTCTCATTCGGCGGTCTGCTGATTGTACGGGACATGGCAATCACTGTTTTTAGAACCAGAAAAAATAAAGTGGAAGCTGAAATCTATGAGAAGCATCCGCAGAAAGAACAGATGGAGCGTTATGCCAACTCCTTTCAAAGGCTGGCAAACTCATTCTACAGCATGCCTTATCGTAAGGAGCACCTGTCTAATGGGGAGATGGAGGAGATACTGAACCGGGTGCAGGAGGAGATGTGTACCGGCTGCAGTAAATTTGATTCCTGTTGGAGACTATGTTATCATCTGAATTATCAGCAGGCCTGTGATCTTATAGGAATCTTGGAGGAAGGGGATGCAGATCAGATTAACCGGGCACAGGGCGACTGGATGGTGCATTGTATTAATGGAGCGCGTTACCTGGATCGGTTAAAACAGTTGTTTTTTCAATCCAGACAGGCACTGGTCTGGAATAATAAGCTGATTGAAAACCGTCTTGCAGTGGCAGAGCAGCTGGGGGAAGTTGCACATATCATGCAGAAAACCGCTGAGAGCATCTACAGCATCAGTACTGTGCCCGAGAATCTGGAAGAACAGGTAAAAAAAGCATTGAGAAAGCAGCATGTAATCGTTAAAAAGATGTGGATGCTGGAAAAGCCGGCAGAGAAGATACAGATTTATATTACGATGCGTGCCCGTGCCGGACAATGTATAACTTTACATGAGATATCCCGTGTGCTTTCAAAAATTTGTGGGACAAGTATGGCTGCTGTGAAGGAAGGGCATACAATACTGAATGGAGAATATAATACTGTGCTTTTTATGGAAGATGTAAATTACAGGGTATTGTATGGAGTTGCTAAGGTAACCAAGGAAAATGAAAATATTTCCGGAGACAGTTATGCCTGCACAGACGGTGAAGGAAAGTTCGTCATGTGTCTGTCGGATGGGATGGGGTCCGGACTGGATGCCAATAAAGAAAGTGAGGCTGTGGTGGATTTGCTTGAGCAATTTATAACTTCAGGATTTTCAAAAGAGACCGCAGCCAAGATGATTAATTCTGCTCTCGTTCTTCAGAGGAATGACGGGATGTTTTCAACAGTAGATCTTTGTTCTTTGGATCTTTACAGTGGGGTCTGCGATTTTCTTAAAGCCGGAGCTGCCACCTCATTCATTAAGAGAGACCAGTGGGTGGAGACAATCACGTCCACGAGTATTGCTGCGGGGCTGGTACAGCAGCTGGATTTTGATACAACGACTAAAAAGCTGTATAATGGTGACTATCTGATTATGGTGACAGACGGAGTTTTGGATGCTCTTCCCCTCTCCAGGGAGGAGGAAACCATGAAAGAAATCATTATGCAAATTCACAGTACAACGCCGAAAGAGTTTGGACGCAGTATTCTGGAACGTGTTATGGCATATTGTGGCTATGAAGCGAAGGACGATATGACCGTATTGGTGGCCGGAGTCTGGGAAAAATAA
- a CDS encoding septum formation initiator family protein, with translation MKKRRNAGKKKRTKAHSRQNKAAMLCITFVVSVLLVVLLFEGHSLKLKIDANDRKTAQLEQKIAEENQRTKDINDLQSYMQSDEYLEKAAKEKLGLIKDNEILFKESQ, from the coding sequence ATGAAAAAAAGAAGAAACGCCGGCAAAAAAAAACGCACAAAGGCACACAGCCGTCAGAATAAGGCTGCGATGCTCTGCATTACTTTTGTCGTTAGCGTATTATTGGTAGTTTTATTGTTTGAAGGTCATTCACTGAAATTGAAAATTGATGCGAATGATAGAAAAACTGCACAACTGGAACAGAAAATAGCGGAAGAAAATCAAAGAACCAAGGATATCAATGATTTGCAGAGTTATATGCAAAGTGATGAATATCTGGAAAAAGCAGCAAAGGAAAAGCTGGGATTGATTAAGGATAATGAAATCCTTTTTAAGGAATCACAGTAG
- the yabQ gene encoding spore cortex biosynthesis protein YabQ: protein MSRELLLFVKSIWYGALLVLTYDVLKISRNVIRHSSAFVALEDLLFWIFCALFLFARYFQENSGILRGYLGAGVLFGSLACYVSISPYFVRFFTFLFKKILKILRIPLNIVKKVIKRLKSGLFRVKLLLRTKLGGRKKGERLQSHNKGESDEKKKKRRQKKTHKGTQPSE from the coding sequence ATGAGCAGAGAACTCCTGCTGTTTGTAAAATCAATCTGGTATGGAGCATTATTAGTGCTTACTTATGATGTGCTGAAAATCAGTCGGAATGTGATTCGGCACAGTTCAGCATTTGTGGCCCTGGAGGATCTTCTATTTTGGATCTTCTGTGCGCTTTTCCTGTTTGCCCGATATTTTCAGGAAAACAGCGGCATCTTAAGAGGCTATCTGGGAGCTGGAGTATTATTTGGAAGTCTGGCCTGCTATGTCAGCATCAGCCCATATTTTGTCAGGTTCTTTACTTTTTTGTTTAAAAAGATTTTAAAAATATTACGAATACCGCTGAATATTGTAAAAAAAGTGATAAAAAGGTTGAAATCCGGTCTGTTTAGAGTTAAACTATTGCTGAGAACCAAGTTGGGGGGACGTAAGAAAGGGGAGCGTCTCCAGAGTCATAATAAGGGTGAATCAGATGAAAAAAAGAAGAAACGCCGGCAAAAAAAAACGCACAAAGGCACACAGCCGTCAGAATAA
- the yabP gene encoding sporulation protein YabP, whose product MEEHSGKLHQIKLLNRKSGTISGVVDVLSFDEHEILLDTTEGRLIIKGKELHVGRLQLTEGEVDLDGEVESLVYSSKGQKNNSGSLLKHLFG is encoded by the coding sequence ATGGAAGAACATTCCGGGAAACTGCATCAGATAAAGCTGTTAAACAGGAAAAGCGGAACCATAAGCGGTGTGGTGGACGTGCTGTCTTTTGACGAACATGAAATCCTGCTGGATACCACGGAGGGGAGGTTGATAATTAAAGGAAAGGAGCTTCACGTAGGGCGTCTTCAGCTGACAGAAGGGGAAGTGGATCTGGATGGGGAGGTAGAAAGTCTGGTCTATAGTTCCAAAGGCCAAAAAAATAATAGCGGTTCCCTTCTCAAGCATCTGTTCGGGTAA
- a CDS encoding RNA-binding S4 domain-containing protein, with protein MRLDKFLKVSRLIKRRTVANEACDAGRVLVNGRPAKASVQVKPGDVLEIQFGSNAVKVEILNVQDTVRKEEASELYRYM; from the coding sequence ATGAGACTGGACAAGTTTTTGAAAGTATCCAGACTGATAAAGCGCAGAACAGTTGCCAATGAGGCCTGTGATGCAGGTCGTGTGCTGGTGAACGGAAGGCCGGCCAAAGCATCCGTCCAGGTTAAGCCAGGAGATGTTCTGGAGATTCAGTTTGGCAGTAATGCTGTAAAGGTTGAAATCCTGAATGTGCAGGATACTGTCCGTAAAGAGGAAGCATCGGAACTGTACCGATATATGTAA
- a CDS encoding HU family DNA-binding protein, protein MNKTELVAAIAEQTQLSRKDAEAALKAFTDVVADELKKGGKVQLVGFGTFEVSERGEREGRNPQTGETMIIKASKSPKFKAGKALKDMMN, encoded by the coding sequence ATGAACAAAACTGAATTAGTTGCAGCTATCGCTGAGCAGACACAGTTATCCAGAAAGGATGCAGAAGCAGCACTGAAGGCTTTTACGGATGTGGTAGCCGATGAACTTAAAAAGGGTGGGAAGGTTCAGCTTGTTGGATTTGGTACTTTCGAAGTATCTGAAAGAGGAGAAAGAGAAGGAAGAAATCCTCAGACCGGCGAGACTATGATTATCAAAGCCTCTAAATCACCAAAATTCAAAGCCGGCAAGGCTTTAAAGGATATGATGAACTAA
- a CDS encoding MazG family protein translates to MMKNKYTFQDFQEIIRTLRGKDGCAWDKIQTHESLIPCMLEEAYEAVDGIETLVEGGSPDNLCEELGDVLMQVVFHSQLAEEEGNFTLEDVIDGISKKMIHRHPHVFGDSMEGQPDWEKLKKEEKGSQTPEEEIAAIPRALPSLIKTSKVLKKLDYYYGLNKEPQKSLQEAITRLETLKTETDDIKKEELTGEAFLYLCNYARLNDMSSEVLLEKTVKNLLKSQEMQ, encoded by the coding sequence ATGATGAAGAATAAGTATACATTTCAGGACTTTCAGGAAATTATAAGGACCTTAAGAGGAAAAGACGGATGTGCATGGGACAAGATCCAGACCCATGAAAGCTTGATTCCATGCATGCTGGAGGAGGCTTATGAGGCTGTGGACGGAATAGAAACCCTTGTCGAAGGCGGAAGTCCTGACAATCTTTGCGAAGAGTTAGGAGACGTACTGATGCAGGTGGTATTCCATAGCCAGCTTGCTGAAGAAGAAGGAAACTTTACCTTGGAGGATGTGATAGATGGTATCAGCAAAAAGATGATACATAGACATCCCCATGTTTTTGGAGATTCCATGGAGGGGCAGCCGGACTGGGAGAAGCTGAAGAAAGAAGAGAAGGGCTCTCAAACCCCGGAAGAAGAAATTGCTGCAATTCCCAGGGCTCTTCCATCTCTGATCAAGACCTCAAAAGTTCTGAAAAAACTGGATTATTATTATGGGTTGAATAAGGAACCGCAAAAAAGCCTGCAGGAAGCCATAACCCGATTGGAGACGCTTAAAACAGAGACTGACGATATAAAAAAAGAAGAGCTGACAGGAGAGGCTTTCCTGTACTTATGTAATTATGCAAGGCTGAACGATATGAGCAGTGAAGTTTTGCTTGAAAAAACAGTAAAAAACCTCTTAAAAAGTCAAGAAATGCAGTAA
- a CDS encoding phospho-sugar mutase produces the protein MDYKAVYQSWLENPYFDDRTKEELRAIAEDENEIKERFYRDLEFGTAGLRGIIGAGTNRMNIYVIRKTTQGLANYIISVHGQAQGAAIAYDSRRMSPEFAREAALCLAANGIKAYIFESLRPTPELSFAVRKLGCIAGINITASHNPPEYNGYKVYWEDGAQITPPHDIGIMDQVKLVTDYKDVKTMSREEAVAENLYQVIGSDIDDSYIGELKSRVLHMDAIEKVAKDLKIVYSPLHGTGNIPARRVLKELGFCQVYVVKEQELPDGEFPTVSYPNPEADEAFDLGLKLAKEIEADLVLATDPDADRLGVRVRDKDGNYHTLTGNMSGCLLADYEIGQRKELYGLPDDGALIKTIVTSNMADAIAKYYGVELIEVLTGFKYIGQQILGFEQSKKGSYLFGFEESYGCLIGTYARDKDAIVATMALCEAAAYYKSQGMTLWDAMIMLYEKYGYYKDDIQSITLTGIEGLAKIQEIMDTLRREPVKKIGDYRVVLSRDYKEDKIIETETGAVKPTGLPKSNVLYYDLEDDAWICVRPSGTEPKVKFYYGIKGSSMADADAKSAALGKEVVDMIHKML, from the coding sequence ATGGATTATAAGGCAGTTTATCAGTCATGGCTGGAGAACCCATATTTTGATGACAGAACAAAAGAAGAGTTACGTGCTATCGCAGAGGACGAGAATGAGATAAAAGAACGTTTTTACAGGGATTTGGAATTTGGTACGGCAGGCTTAAGAGGGATTATCGGTGCCGGAACAAACAGGATGAATATTTATGTGATTCGTAAGACAACACAGGGTCTGGCGAATTATATTATCTCTGTACACGGGCAGGCGCAGGGAGCAGCCATTGCTTATGACTCTCGCCGCATGTCACCGGAATTTGCCCGGGAGGCCGCACTTTGTCTGGCCGCAAATGGGATAAAGGCATACATCTTTGAATCTCTGCGCCCTACGCCGGAGCTTTCTTTTGCAGTCCGAAAACTGGGATGTATAGCCGGAATTAATATCACTGCCAGCCATAATCCGCCGGAGTACAATGGCTATAAAGTGTACTGGGAAGATGGTGCCCAGATAACGCCGCCTCATGACATAGGGATTATGGATCAGGTAAAGCTGGTGACAGATTATAAGGACGTAAAGACGATGAGCCGGGAGGAAGCTGTTGCAGAAAACCTGTATCAGGTAATTGGTTCGGATATTGATGATTCTTATATCGGGGAGCTGAAGAGCCGGGTATTACATATGGATGCCATTGAAAAGGTGGCAAAAGATTTGAAAATCGTATATTCTCCCCTGCATGGAACAGGCAATATCCCAGCTCGCCGTGTGCTGAAGGAACTGGGATTCTGCCAGGTCTATGTTGTGAAGGAGCAGGAGCTTCCAGACGGAGAGTTCCCGACAGTAAGTTACCCAAATCCTGAAGCAGATGAGGCCTTTGATTTGGGGCTGAAACTGGCAAAGGAAATTGAAGCCGATCTGGTTCTGGCCACAGATCCTGACGCCGATCGCCTGGGTGTCAGGGTACGTGATAAGGATGGAAACTACCATACCCTGACCGGGAATATGTCCGGCTGTCTTCTGGCGGACTATGAGATTGGACAGCGAAAAGAACTTTATGGACTCCCCGATGATGGAGCCCTGATTAAGACGATTGTGACAAGTAATATGGCCGACGCAATTGCAAAGTATTATGGAGTGGAGCTGATTGAGGTTTTGACAGGCTTCAAGTATATCGGACAGCAGATCCTGGGCTTTGAGCAGAGCAAAAAAGGAAGCTATCTGTTTGGATTTGAAGAGTCTTACGGCTGCCTGATTGGAACTTATGCCCGTGACAAAGACGCAATTGTTGCAACCATGGCGCTCTGTGAAGCGGCAGCGTACTATAAGTCCCAGGGGATGACCCTATGGGATGCCATGATCATGCTTTATGAGAAGTACGGCTATTACAAAGACGACATTCAGTCTATTACGCTTACAGGTATTGAAGGACTGGCAAAAATCCAGGAAATTATGGATACGCTTCGCCGGGAACCTGTTAAGAAAATCGGTGATTACAGAGTGGTTTTATCCCGTGACTATAAAGAGGACAAGATAATTGAAACGGAAACCGGTGCTGTTAAGCCGACCGGGCTGCCCAAATCCAACGTTCTGTATTATGATCTGGAGGATGATGCCTGGATATGCGTAAGACCATCAGGAACGGAACCGAAGGTGAAGTTCTACTATGGAATCAAAGGCAGTTCTATGGCAGATGCGGATGCAAAATCGGCTGCTTTGGGAAAAGAAGTCGTAGATATGATTCATAAGATGTTATGA
- a CDS encoding phosphotransferase produces the protein MYDRGLWILEQYGLTAKSSCKGRGVLLYETQEGWVSIKECGGTKQKLEQQYTLMEKVKNSEFPYLDCLRRNLEGELLSCDREDNTYVVRDWYSGKECDTRSISDIERAVEMLAALHKVMHLEVKEEYVRESLIHECMRHNAEIRKTRKFIHKRQKKSAFEMKLLSCVEPFLEKGEEMVENLKSSGYEELRNLNLENGSICHGDYNQHNVIFSGSRTAVTNFDRWNYDIQTADLYHFMRKILEKHNWDIALGEGMIETYQKVRPLSERELMDLRLRLSYPWKFWKLVNHYSNNNKVWISGKNVEKLEQLQLQFGNWQNFLKNIF, from the coding sequence GTGTACGATCGTGGGTTATGGATATTGGAACAGTATGGACTGACAGCAAAATCGTCCTGCAAGGGAAGAGGAGTCCTGCTCTATGAGACACAAGAAGGGTGGGTCAGCATTAAGGAATGCGGCGGCACAAAGCAGAAGCTGGAACAACAGTATACGCTGATGGAAAAGGTCAAGAATTCGGAATTTCCGTATCTGGATTGTCTCCGGCGAAACCTGGAGGGAGAGCTTCTGTCCTGTGACAGAGAAGATAACACATATGTGGTTCGTGACTGGTATTCCGGAAAGGAGTGCGATACCCGTTCTATTTCTGACATCGAACGGGCGGTGGAAATGCTGGCAGCCCTTCATAAGGTAATGCATCTTGAAGTAAAAGAAGAATATGTCCGGGAATCTCTGATTCATGAGTGCATGCGTCACAACGCCGAAATCCGGAAAACAAGAAAATTCATACATAAGCGTCAGAAGAAAAGTGCTTTCGAGATGAAACTGCTTTCCTGCGTGGAACCTTTTCTGGAAAAAGGGGAGGAGATGGTAGAAAATCTGAAAAGTTCTGGATATGAAGAACTTAGAAATTTGAATCTGGAAAATGGAAGCATTTGCCATGGGGATTACAATCAGCACAATGTAATCTTTTCAGGCAGCAGGACAGCCGTAACCAATTTTGACAGATGGAACTATGATATACAGACCGCAGATTTGTATCACTTCATGAGGAAAATATTGGAAAAGCATAACTGGGACATTGCCCTGGGTGAGGGAATGATTGAAACATATCAGAAGGTGAGACCTCTTTCAGAACGCGAATTAATGGACTTGAGACTCCGGCTTTCCTATCCCTGGAAATTCTGGAAGCTTGTCAATCACTATTCCAACAATAACAAGGTTTGGATTTCCGGGAAGAATGTTGAGAAGCTGGAACAATTGCAGCTGCAATTTGGAAACTGGCAAAACTTTCTGAAAAACATCTTTTAG